In Amyelois transitella isolate CPQ chromosome 26, ilAmyTran1.1, whole genome shotgun sequence, the following proteins share a genomic window:
- the LOC106131993 gene encoding small ribosomal subunit protein uS17 isoform X1, which translates to MADQTERSFQKQPTVFLNRKKGIGVKRSRKPLRYHKDVGLGFKTPREAIEGTYIDKKCPFTGNVSIRGRILTGVVQKMKMQRTIVIRRDYLHYLPKYNRFEKRHRNMSVHLSPCFRDVEIGDIVTIGECRPLSKTVRFNVLKVSKGKGSKKSFKKF; encoded by the exons ATGGCGGACCAG ACGGAACGTTCATTCCAAAAGCAACCAACTGTTTTCTTGAACCGTAAGAAAGGAATCGGTGTGAAGCGTAGCCGTAAACCGTTGAGGTACCACAAAGATGTGGGACTCGGGTTCAAAACTCCGAGAGAG GCAATCGAAGGCACGTACATAGACAAGAAGTGCCCATTCACAGGAAACGTCTCAATCAGAGGCCGTATCCTCACCGGTGTGGTGCAGAAGATGAAGATGCAGCGTACCATCGTAATCAGGAGAGATTACCTCCACTACCTGCCCAAATACAACCGTTTCGAGAAGAGACACAGAAACATGTCTGTGCATCTTTCACCTTGCTTCAG GGACGTGGAAATTGGCGACATCGTGACAATAGGAGAATGCAGGCCACTCTCCAAGACAGTCAGATTCAATGTCCTGAAGGTTTCAAAGGGCAAGGGATCGAAGAAATCtttcaaaaagttttaa
- the LOC106131993 gene encoding small ribosomal subunit protein uS17 isoform X2, whose translation MADQTEKAFQKQATVFLNRKGGLKKKEMRHSKNVGLGFKTPREAIEGTYIDKKCPFTGNVSIRGRILTGVVQKMKMQRTIVIRRDYLHYLPKYNRFEKRHRNMSVHLSPCFRDVEIGDIVTIGECRPLSKTVRFNVLKVSKGKGSKKSFKKF comes from the exons ATGGCGGACCAG acaGAAAAGGCATTCCAAAAGCAGGCGACGGTGTTCCTCAACCGCAAGGGAGGGTTAAAAAAGAAGGAGATGCGGCATTCTAAGAATGTGGGCTTAGGGTTCAAAACACCCAGAGAG GCAATCGAAGGCACGTACATAGACAAGAAGTGCCCATTCACAGGAAACGTCTCAATCAGAGGCCGTATCCTCACCGGTGTGGTGCAGAAGATGAAGATGCAGCGTACCATCGTAATCAGGAGAGATTACCTCCACTACCTGCCCAAATACAACCGTTTCGAGAAGAGACACAGAAACATGTCTGTGCATCTTTCACCTTGCTTCAG GGACGTGGAAATTGGCGACATCGTGACAATAGGAGAATGCAGGCCACTCTCCAAGACAGTCAGATTCAATGTCCTGAAGGTTTCAAAGGGCAAGGGATCGAAGAAATCtttcaaaaagttttaa
- the LOC106131992 gene encoding autophagy-related protein 13 homolog isoform X1, which produces MAPDVGFSNVSDKNEFTKFTKFLAYKAVQVIVESRKGVKITPATKQKPNPSDSDWFNLHIPDSPEVNQATKNALPSNRILETIRSRLHVEISVQTEDGDELGLEVWTLELDDYQFDTTVKALNTIYFRMGILLKSLITITRITPAYHLSRKQKSESFTIFYRVYNGEPKYKTLGESVKKIQAGLLKTPLGGLSFTVVYRTNFSITPNRSEKNKTLLLKSDHFELSPKHVIFECKKKKEQIDKENRPIKSIDLNKPLRLAAFVDELLVDKTFGDFLQKMPLPRCTIIVPPDPVTDKPNESKSTQELDIAVISKSPTSLELPPKKFAGFRNENEPPLKLLHFPFADNHPIRELAEFYKDFFNAPHLKLAEDLDRSKSKSLESVKEEVEVANEDLSKEMELYESSVLEFDEFLADMCRSAEWN; this is translated from the coding sequence ATGGCGCCCGACGTCGGATTCTCTAACGTGAGTGACAAAAACGAATTCACAAAGTTCACCAAGTTCCTAGCGTACAAAGCTGTACAAGTCATAGTGGAGTCGAGGAAAGGAGTTAAAATAACGCCGGCTACTAAACAAAAACCCAATCCGTCAGATAGCGATTGGTTTAATCTCCACATACCCGATTCGCCAGAAGTCAATCAAGCTACTAAAAATGCTCTACCGTCAAATAGAATTTTGGAGACCATTAGATCGAGATTACACGTCGAAATCTCAGTACAAACTGAAGATGGAGACGAATTGGGCTTAGAAGTATGGACTTTAGAATTAGACGACTACCAATTCGACACAACAGTCAAAGCACTCAACACAATTTATTTTCGAATGGGCATTTTATTGAAGTCCCTCATCACTATAACGAGAATCACGCCAGCTTATCATCTGTCTAGAAAGCAGAAATCCGAATCGTTCACTATATTTTACAGAGTTTATAATGGTGAACCTAAATATAAGACTTTAGGTGAATCAGTCAAGAAAATTCAGGCAGGTTTGCTCAAAACACCTTTAGGCGGCCTGTCTTTCACTGTAGTTTATCGAACAAACTTCTCTATTACTCCAAATCGGTCAGAAAAGAACAAAACGTTACTCTTGAAGAGTGATCATTTCGAATTGAGTCCAAAACATGTGATATTTGAATgcaaaaagaagaaagagCAGATTGATAAAGAAAATAGACCAATAAAGTCCATAGATTTGAATAAACCGTTGCGTCTAGCCGCTTTTGTAGATGAGTTGTTAGTAGACAAAACATTTGGCGATTTTCTACAGAAGATGCCGTTGCCAAGGTGCACCATAATCGTACCACCAGATCCGGTGACAGATAAACCTAACGAATCGAAAAGCACTCAAGAATTAGACATAGCAGTCATATCTAAAAGCCCAACATCCTTAGAGCTGCCCCCAAAGAAATTCGCTGGGTTTCGTAACGAGAATGAGCCACCTTTGAAACTCTTACACTTTCCCTTCGCCGACAACCATCCAATAAGAGAACTGGCGGAGTTTTACAAAGATTTCTTCAATGCCCCACATTTGAAATTAGCAGAAGATTTAGATAGATCTAAGTCTAAAAGCTTGGAATCTGTTAAAGAAGAAGTGGAGGTGGCTAATGAAGATTTATCGAAAGAAATGGAGTTATATGAGAGTTCTGTTTTGGAGTTTGATGAGTTCTTAGCAGATATGTGCAGGTCTGCAGAGTGGAACTAA
- the LOC106131992 gene encoding MIP18 family protein galla-1 isoform X2, whose protein sequence is MISFFSKLSINNSEKSPLELAKPAYMDKSATLQELGYNDENDLKETIYDFLRTIRDPEKPSTLEDLKVIYEEGIFVKEPTADKVPVIRVEYNPTVPHCSLATLIGLCIRIKIQRSLHHPVKLDIYIKKGAHTTEDEINKQINDKERIAAAMENPNLSNLVENCIADEE, encoded by the exons ATgatatcattcttttcaaaattgtcaataaataaCTCTGAAAAATCTCCTTTGGAACTCGCTAAACCCGCTTATATGGACAAAAGTGCAACGTTGCAAGAACTTGGGTACAATGACGAAAACGACTTGAAGGAAACAATATATG ACTTTTTGCGGACAATAAGGGATCCGGAAAAGCCCAGTACTCTAGAAGATTTGAAGGTTATTTACGAAGAGGGAATTTTTGTGAAGGAGCCTACTGCGGACAAAGTCCCTGTGATACGTGTCGAGTACAATCCTACAGTACCTCATTGTTCGCTGGCGACTCTCATAGGGCTGTGTATTCGGATAAAGATCCAAAGGTCACTGCATCATCCAGTAAAATTGgatatttatatcaaaaaagGAGCTCATACAACTGAAgatgaaa ttAACAAGCAGATCAACGACAAGGAACGCATCGCAGCCGCAATGGAGAATCCCAATCTGAGTAATCTGGTGGAGAACTGCATAGCCGACGAGGAATAA
- the LOC106131923 gene encoding titin homolog: protein MEEVRQLVQEEGREARNLVAFHVSVDTPARVSRKPPRVSVPRRACPRPARRSASAGRDKRSELRARYWALLFGDLQRAIGEIYNTVEIHENLNECQEVILVLENYTRDFKALGEWFRLKWEYDNTPPPQRPQSLAWEIRKTDFVRPESRKTYSVKSSPSVSGKNSPCLSGRNTPSGKNSPSLTGKASPGSGKISPRISSGHSNTSPKANVEFFSNKVVASKVTAKPEPKVVKEGTRLSDIKEKDCKDVVEDNASKRLVNSKDKAEPVVEIGKAKEFVNVTPKQVIIKSPKHANVSKEPKDKETSVTEPAIKAQEIVAKLDAMENEFLAKQIKDNHAKNDNLLNLDKEKEGIDTKTEVNADVITNSEAVQPNKLNDLNDDKCIDGKTTTTNETESFSTESSSKSEDNFADISNESSTRSADYKTEETRNGSPKIVSPEPSDSSLKLLNDEELKPKSAASTPKKEVVEQNAEKVLESFVVEDKQKDLEQKCVDNNGDYFKMESENKADSEPIQDIQPSDVKPTKECTAAILECKTVTDEKPITEPKIVSNDKNIADNKPVTSKNSVSVVEIVKEGEIKSSAEDKLISDEKPISDDKSITTEKPIPDGKPVSDEKPSKVVKPISEDKPVTDGKPITESISILDGKANLDITDDKIISDGKGLTDDKYITDGKPITDSKLITDGKATTDSKATTDSKPSTRPAYSQAAAKPKPVTAKTEVKTPTRTTTLTRSKTVVEMRPNTAPRPPRPFPKRNQASQNKCSYPFNVTSRSSLFDTATPNVVAKSTTITRKPPIKNAQIGAGDGKVQNKTDLKKRPPRPTSLKVTQKEKKENVPTLEKIKDCDEYGSSDTIVTQIDMSRIESSESLKTLVPDDLAQEMTNSIEVLNVDGNKNDNDGWLTVKSRRLSRESKKQSKSHWVKHRFHQPSATTSLPTLNMIESPKQENNPIVHSPKHEKLDRAKSEQPQPIPKPEKAVKVSTKKSEAKNKNTAMIRQKSDVTGLRTRSSRNKAFTKRAEKVKDVAKNDESSDLTKNRLHSSLESLTVGLARSQESTEDAFDFDKWKAEFKSTFKYLEEDDQIPNHNEILKAADPSEMSEIAEMTSQIEENEKKISWALDFQSEVDQRKLCEEEDLLNRQIMELQQVSDIDLDTETDDTETDAEILCDDSSHPHSCTSPDHLSSLSVSLEDQYENALAGMSWAERVDTLVVLEALVARDPGRAQQLHAKLSQGIKRRGSFQDALRRLQAKQARAERQRMEYQTERAKKIHQLLARVEEVKVAKNQLIEEKRLRMERRLQKATENRDQRLKDIIRKAHDEEEKLREIAFIKQLEAENRRHDFLAQCRLHTTRLRQVRRDRLMKLEQKAAREAAVGARRQAIEAARKLHVENLLEKRKERDARVEELKEQKKQERDDAAREKAEGVKSRLSALAAAAELEAASLRVRIRDKQDASQLRLASRLRAVRERAARQPTTSESQDQSTKEEKELAEEAERIELERKEREKQKAIKRKARKVKQKLLSSGNEVAVVDDDTIHFEPLTFSSSNKVHKVLHTLANIITPLLEEEPKKEKNKKINQNSDDKDKNVDENKSKKVPNGVDKGKKVANGDLEGKKVTNGDLEDNKGEKLSNEENKTENVSNGDLADDNKVDNNMADVFNNNNETEIIVENQEVKKKKKKDKPKLSKTSSVCSSLSDMSKGSGKSEKRKEIIDTAFLERQLNELHRMMEKVDKYSQEKLSFQKMQALRVLGQLLAAAAEKEHLAAQLSAKLLTTTVLIISRIVAACRLSASYFVTTNTCVHIIRLLSQKLEKDLHADQREMDLSRQLCDCLSVALDSVLCASRLYEEGRPGEDADTLCALRNRAHTLIR, encoded by the exons atggaagaAGTTCGTCAATTAGTTCAAGAGGAAGGCAGAGAGGCGAGAAATCTGGTAGCCTTCCATGTGTCGGTCGATACCCCTG CCCGAGTGTCGCGCAAGCCGCCGCGCGTGTCGGTCCCGCGGCGCGCGTGCCCGCGGCCGGCGCGGCGCTCGGCGTCGGCGGGCCGCGACAAGCGCTCCGAGCTGCGAGCGCGCTACTGGGCGCTGCTGTTTGGAGACCTGCAGAGGGCT ATCGGCGAAATCTACAACACTGTCGAAATCCACGAGAACCTAAATGAGTGCCAAGAAGTAATATTAGTTCTAGAGAATTATACTCGCGATTTTAAAGCTCTAGGGGAATGGTTCAGACTGAAATGGGAATACGACAATACGCCTCCACCGCAGAGACCTCAAAGCCTAGCTTGGGAGATCAGAAAGACAGACTTTGTACGTCCTGAGTCCAGAAAAACATACTCCGTGAAGAGTTCTCCATCTGTGTCAGGGAAAAATAGCCCTTGTCTATCTGGACGTAACACCCCAAGTGGCAAAAACAGCCCTAGCCTTACTGGTAAAGCCAGTCCAGGCAGTGGCAAAATCAGCCCACGAATTTCTTCAGGTCATTCCAATACAAGTCCAAAAGCCAATGTTGAGTTCTTTAGCAACAAAGTTGTGGCTTCAAAAGTAACCGCTAAACCTGAGCCTAAAGTTGTGAAAGAGGGCACAAGACTATCTGACATAAAGGAGAAAGATTGCAAAGATGTTGTAGAAGACAATGCTTCAAAAAGATTGGTCAACAGCAAAGATAAAGCTGAACCTGTTGTTGAAATTGGTAAGGCAAAAGAGTTTGTCAATGTTACTCCAAAACAGGTGATCATAAAATCTCCAAAACATGCTAATGTAAGTAAAGAACCAAAAGACAAGGAAACGTCCGTTACAGAACCTGCCATTAAAGCTCAAGAGATTGTTGCCAAGTTAGACGCTATGGAAAATGAGTTTTTAGCCAAACAAATTAAAGATAACCATGCCAAAAATGACAACTTACTGAATCTAGATAAAGAGAAAGAGGGAATTGATACGAAAACAGAAGTAAATGCTGATGTTATTACAAATAGTGAAGCTGTCCAACCAAACAAATTGAATGATTTAAATGATGATAAATGTATAGATGGGAaaactactactactaatGAAACAGAGAGCTTTTCCACTGAATCTTCATCTAAGTCTGAAGACAATTTCGCAGACATATCGAATGAAAGTTCTACAAGATCTGCCGATTATAAAACAGAGGAGACTAGGAATGGAAGTCCGAAAATAGTTTCACCTGAACCATCTGATAGTtccttaaaacttttaaatgaTGAGGAATTGAAACCAAAATCAGCAGCAAgtacgcctaaaaaagaagtgGTGGAACAAAATGCTGAAAAGGTATTGGAATCGTTCGTAGTTGAGGATAAACAGAAAGATTTAGAGCAAAAATGTGTCGATAATAACGGTGATTACTTTAAAATGGAGTCAGAGAATAAAGCTGATTCGGAACCAATACAGGACATACAGCCTTCTGACGTTAAGCCTACTAAAGAATGTACTGCTGCTATATTAGAATGTAAAACTGTTACTGATGAAAAACCTATTACAGAACCTAAAATTGTTTCAAACGACAAAAATATTGCAGACAATAAACCTGTTACTAGTAAGAATAGTGTTTCAGTCGTTGAAATTGTAAAAGAGGGTGAAATTAAATCTAGTGCAGAAGATAAACTCATTTCAGATGAGAAACCAATTTCAGACGATAAATCTATTACAACCGAAAAACCTATCCCTGATGGTAAACCTGTATCAGATGAAAAGCCTAGTAAGGTTGTTAAACCTATTTCTGAAGATAAGCCTGTTACGGACGGTAAACCCATAACCGAGAGTATATCAATTTTAGATGGGAAAGCTAATCTTGATATAACTgacgataaaataatttcagatGGTAAAGGATTGACAgatgataaatatattaccGATGGTAAACCTATTACTGACAGTAAACTTATTACTGATGGTAAGGCTACTACAGACAGTAAAGCAACCACAGATTCTAAACCCAGTACAAGACCAGCATATTCTCAAGCTGCTGCTAAACCAAAGCCTGTGACTGCCAAAACTGAAGTCAAAACTCCCACAAGAACCACTACTCTCACAAGGAGTAAGACTGTCGTAGAAATGAGACCAAATACTGCGCCACGACCTCCCAGACCATTCCCTAAAAGAAACCAAGCGAGTCAGAACAAATGTAGCTATCCGTTCAATGTTACCAGTCGAAGCAGTCTATTTGATACTGCAACACCTAATGTAGTTGCTAAAAGTACAACAATCACAAGAAAACCTCCTATTAAAAATGCTCAAATAGGCGCGGGAGATGGtaaagttcaaaataaaactgatcTCAAAAAACGACCACCAAGACCTACCTCTTTGAAAGTAACACAAAAAGAGAAAAAGGAAAACGTACCAactttggaaaaaataaaagattgtgACGAATACGGCAGTTCAGATACTATCGTCACTCAAATTGATATGTCACGAATTGAATCTAGCGAAAGTCTTAAAACATTGGTTCCTGATGATCTTGCACAGGAAATGACTAATTCTATCGAAGTACTTAACGTAGATGGTAACAAAAATGATAACGATGGCTGGCTTACTGTGAAATCGCGGCGGTTGAGTCGAGAATCCAAGAAGCAATCTAAATCGCATTGGGTCAAACACAGATTCCACCAACCTTCGGCTACAACAAGTTTGCCGACTTTGAACATGATAGAATCGCCGAAACAGGAGAACAATCCAATAGTGCATTCTCCAAAGCACGAAAAATTAGACCGCGCAAAATCAGAGCAGCCTCAGCCTATTCCTAAACCAGAAAAAGCGGTTAAAGTTTCAACGAAAAAGTCTGAagctaaaaacaaaaatacggCGATGATTCGACAGAAATCTGACGTGACCGGTTTGAGAACTCGATCATCGAGAAATAAGGCTTTCACAAAAAGAGCTGAGAAAGTGAAAGACGTTGCTAAGAATGACGAGTCATCAGATTTGACTAAAAATCGCCTTCATTCGTCGTTAGAAAGTCTTACTGTAGGTTTAGCTAGATCGCAAGAGAGTACTGAAGATGCTTTTGATTTTGACAAATGGAAAGCGGAATTTAAGTCAACGTTTAAGTATTTGGAAGAAGATGATCAAATTCCTAATCATAATGAGATATTGAAGGCTGCTGATCCATCGGAAATGTCTGAGATAGCAGAGATGACCTCACAGATTGAAGAGAATGAGAAGAAGATTAGTTGGGCGTTGGATTTCCAGTCGGAGGTGGATCAGAGAAAGTTGTGTGAAGAGGAAGATCTTCTGAACAGGCAGATCATGGAGCTGCAACAAGTTTCTGACATAGATTTGGACACGGAGACTGATGACACTGAG ACCGATGCTGAGATTTTATGTGATGATAGTAGTCACCCACATTCTTGCACGTCTCCTGACCATTTGAGTTCGCTGTCTGTCAGCCTTGAAGATCAG TACGAGAACGCTCTAGCGGGTATGTCGTGGGCAGAGAGAGTGGACACCCTGGTCGTCCTTGAAGCCCTGGTCGCCAGAGATCCTG GTCGAGCCCAACAACTCCACGCGAAGTTATCCCAGGGGATCAAGCGACGGGGCAGCTTCCAGGACGCGCTACGTCGGCTGCAAGCCAAGCAGGCCAGGGCTGAGAGACAGAGGATGGAGTACCAGACGGAAAGGGCCAAGAAGATACATCAGTTGCTGGCCAGGGTCGAAGAAGTAAAG GTAGCGAAGAATCAGCTGATAGAAGAGAAGAGGCTGCGAATGGAGCGGAGATTGCAGAAAGCAACAGAAAATAGAGATCAAAGGCtgaag gACATAATCCGCAAAGCTCACGACGAAGAGGAGAAACTCAGAGAGATAGCTTTCATCAAACAATTGGAGGCCGAGAATCGAAGGCATGACTTCTTGGCCCAGTGCAGACTTCACACCACTAGGCTGAGACAAGTCAGGAGGGACAGACTCATGAAGTTG GAACAAAAAGCAGCCAGGGAAGCCGCCGTCGGCGCTCGGAGGCAAGCTATAGAAGCTGCCAGAAAGCTGCACGTGGAGAATCTATTGGAGAAGAGGAAGGAGAGAGACGCAAGAGTGGAAGAGCTTAAGGAGCAGAAGAAACAGGAGAGGGATGACGCTGCGAGGGAGAAG GCTGAAGGAGTGAAGTCCCGGCTGTCGGcgctggcggcggcggcggagcTGGAGGCGGCGTCGCTGCGCGTGCGCATCCGCGACAAGCAGGACGCGTCGCAGCTGCGCCTGGCGTCGCGCCTGCGGGCCGTGCGCGAGCGCGCCGCGCGACAGCCG ACGACATCGGAAAGTCAAGACCAAAGCACTAAGGAGGAGAAAGAGTTGGCGGAAGAAGCGGAGAGAATAGAGTTGGAGAGGAAGGAGAGGGAGAAGCAGAAGGCCATCAAGCGGAAAGCTAGGAAGGTTAAGCAGAAGTTGTTGTCTAG TGGCAATGAGGTAGCCGTGGTAGACGATGACACAATACATTTCGAACCGTTGACATTCTCATCTTCCAACAAAGTGCACAAAGTGTTACACACACTCGCAAACATTATAACGCCATTACTTGAAGAAGAACCTAAGAAAGAGaagaataaaaagataaatcaaaattctgatgataaagataaaaatgtcgatgaaaataaaagcaaaaaagtccctaacggggtagataaAGGTAAGAAAGTAGCTAATGGCGATTTAGAAGGGAAGAAAGTAACTAACGGTGACTTAGAAGATAATAAAGGTGAGAAACTCTcgaatgaagaaaataaaactgaaaacgTTTCAAATGGAGATCTAGCTGATGACAATAAGGTTGATAATAATATGGCCGACgtgtttaacaataataacgAAACGGAGATCATTGTGGAGAATCAAGAagtgaagaagaaaaagaagaaggaTAAGCCTAAATTGAGTAAGACCAGTTCGGTTTGCAGCTCATTGAGTGATATGAGCAAG GGGAGTGGAAAAAGCGAGAAGAGAAAAGAGATTATAGACACGGCGTTTTTGGAGAGGCAGCTGAATGAGCTACATCGCATGATGGAGAAGGTTGACAAG TATTCGCAAGAGAAGCTGAGTTTCCAGAAAATGCAAGCTCTCCGCGTGCTAGGGCAGCTGTTAGCGGCCGCCGCCGAGAAGGAGCACCTCGCCGCCCAGCTCAGCGCCAA ATTATTAACAACAACGGTTCTCATAATTTCTCGCATCGTGGCCGCGTGCCGTCTCAGCGCTTCATATTTCGTCACAACCAACACTTGTGTGCACATCATCAGGCTGCTGTCTCAGAAACTG GAAAAAGATCTCCACGCCGACCAACGTGAGATGGACCTATCCAGACAGCTGTGTGACTGTCTGTCAGTCGCCCTGGATTCTGTGCTCTGTGCTAGTAGGCTGTACGAAGAGGGGAGGCCGGGGGAGGACGCCGACACTCTGTGCGCTTTGAGGAATCGAGCCCATACGCTTATAAGGTGA